The Halofilum ochraceum genomic sequence TACGAGATCATGCTGCCGAAGGACAAGGCGCCGCCCCTGTGGGACGCGCTGATCGAGGCCGGTGTCTCGCCGGCCGGTCTCGGCGCCCGCGACACGCTCCGGCTCGAGGCGGGTCTCGCGCTGTATGGTCACGAGATGGACGAAGAAACCACACCGCTGGAAGCGGGGCTCGGCTGGACCGTCGCCTGGAACCCCGCGGAGCGCGATTTCATCGGCCGCGAAGCGCTGGCGAAACAGCGCGAGGCGGGCGCCGATCGCGTCTTGGTGGGCCTGTTGCCGGAAGGGCGCGCGGTCCCGCGTGAAGGGCAGGTGGTGCATACCGATGCCGGCGAGGGCATCGTCACCAGTGGCGGGTTCGCGCCGACCCTGGAGCGGCCCATCGCGTTGGCCCGGGTGCCGGCCGGCTCCGGTGGCGACTGCGAGATCGAGATTCGCAAACGGCGGGTACCGGCCCAGGTCGTCGACTACCCGTTCGTTCGTAAAGGCAAGCCCGCCGTCTGAGCGCGGCAACCCTGTCAGAGGGAGACCAGTCCATGAGTGAAGTACCGAGTGATCTGAAATACACCCGCGACCACGAGTGGCTCCGTCTCGAGGACGACGCCGTGGTGACGATCGGCATTACCGACCATGCCCAGGCGCAGCTGGGTGATCTGGTGTTCGTCGAGGTGCCGGAGACCGGATCGAGTCTGGGGGCCGGTGACGCCGCCGCCGTCGTCGAATCGGTCAAGGCGGCCTCGGATGTCTATGCGCCGGTGGCCGGTGAGGTGGTCGGTGCCAACGAGCAGCTCGACGAAAGCCCCGAACTGGTCAACAACGATCCGTTCGGCGAGGGCTGGATCTATAAGCTGCGGGTCGAGAATCCGGACGCCCTGGACGAATTGATGAGCGCGGCCGATTACGAGGCCTTCGCCGAGTCCGAAGAAGACTGAGGAGGCGACAGCCGACGTGCCTTTTATTCCCCATACCGATACCGATGTCCGCACGATGCTCGACGCCATCGGCGTCGAGGATATCGACGGGCTGTTTGATGAGATCGCGGGTGGGCTGCGTGCCGGCGAGCTCGAGGGCGTGCCGGAAGGCATGCCGGAGATGGCCGTCAATCGGCTGATGGAGCGCCGGGCGGCGCAGGAAGGTCGCCCGCTGTGTTTCGTCGGCGCGGGCGCCTATCCGCACCATATCCCGCAGGCCATCTGGCAGCTCACCACCCGCGGCGAGTTCTACAGCGCCTATACGCCATATCAGGCGGAGGCGAGCCAGGGCACGCTGCAGGTGACCTACGAGTTCCAGTCCATGATGGCCGAACTCACGGGCATGGAAGTGGCCAACGCCTCGCTCTACGACGGCGGATCGGCCCTCGCCGAGGCGATCCTCATGGCCGTACGCGGGAACCGCAAGGCCAAATCGAAGCGCGTAATCGTGCCCCGCGCGGTGCATCCGCATTACCGCGATGCCACACGCACGATCGTGCGCAACCAGGGGATCGAACTGGTCGAGGTCGATTTCGACCGGTCGACCGGCACGACGCCGCTGGACCAGCTCGATGCCGTCCTCGGCGACGACCCGGTCGCCGCGGTGGTGATCCCGCAGCCGAACTTCTTCGGCCGCCTGGAGGACGTCGACGCGTTGACCGATCGGGCGCATGAACGCGGCGCCCAGGTGATTGCCGTCGCCAACCCGACCGCGCTGGCATTGCTGACGCCGCCCGGGCAATGGGGCGGCAACGGCGTCGACATCGTTGTCGGCGAGGGCCAGCCTCTGGGGATACCGCTGTCCGCCGGCGGGCCGTATATGGGGTTCCTCTGCACGCGTAAGAACCTCGCCCGCCAGATGCCGGGCCGCGTGGTCGGGCGCACCCTGGACGCCGACGGCAACACCGGTTACGTCATGACCCTGCGGGCACGCGAACAGGATATCCGCCGCTCGAAGGCGACCTCGAACATCTGCACCAACCAGGGTTTGATGGTCACCGCGGCGACCCTGTACATGTCGATCATGGGGCCCGAGGGCTTCGAGCGCGTGGCGCGGCACTGCCACGCCAACGCA encodes the following:
- a CDS encoding glycine cleavage T C-terminal barrel domain-containing protein, which encodes YEIMLPKDKAPPLWDALIEAGVSPAGLGARDTLRLEAGLALYGHEMDEETTPLEAGLGWTVAWNPAERDFIGREALAKQREAGADRVLVGLLPEGRAVPREGQVVHTDAGEGIVTSGGFAPTLERPIALARVPAGSGGDCEIEIRKRRVPAQVVDYPFVRKGKPAV
- the gcvH gene encoding glycine cleavage system protein GcvH, with protein sequence MSEVPSDLKYTRDHEWLRLEDDAVVTIGITDHAQAQLGDLVFVEVPETGSSLGAGDAAAVVESVKAASDVYAPVAGEVVGANEQLDESPELVNNDPFGEGWIYKLRVENPDALDELMSAADYEAFAESEED
- the gcvPA gene encoding aminomethyl-transferring glycine dehydrogenase subunit GcvPA encodes the protein MPFIPHTDTDVRTMLDAIGVEDIDGLFDEIAGGLRAGELEGVPEGMPEMAVNRLMERRAAQEGRPLCFVGAGAYPHHIPQAIWQLTTRGEFYSAYTPYQAEASQGTLQVTYEFQSMMAELTGMEVANASLYDGGSALAEAILMAVRGNRKAKSKRVIVPRAVHPHYRDATRTIVRNQGIELVEVDFDRSTGTTPLDQLDAVLGDDPVAAVVIPQPNFFGRLEDVDALTDRAHERGAQVIAVANPTALALLTPPGQWGGNGVDIVVGEGQPLGIPLSAGGPYMGFLCTRKNLARQMPGRVVGRTLDADGNTGYVMTLRAREQDIRRSKATSNICTNQGLMVTAATLYMSIMGPEGFERVARHCHANARALRDELCAIDGVSAAFDGPFFHEFVLRIEGRPVTDVLGDLAGEDILGGLALAPYYDELGDAVLVCATELHRDDERKAFAEALARAVA